From a region of the ANME-2 cluster archaeon genome:
- a CDS encoding ABC transporter ATP-binding protein yields the protein MQDIHELTIICGIDKSGAKEDVEKIRICPGEIIGIVGPTGSGKSTLICDIEQLSQGDTPTRRKILINGKAPSRDIRTDPRKKRIAQLSQNMHFLADMTVEEFLRMHAKSRNRNSDTVERVIDIANTLTGESIQPGHQLTILSGGQSRALMAADIAVISDSPIVLIDEIENAGIKKQEALKLLAAEGKIVLVVTHDPVLALMTKRRIVMRNGGIRQVITTSAGEMNVCTELVKLDNYMMSLRNTIRQGGLVEEAGVI from the coding sequence ATGCAGGATATTCATGAACTGACAATTATATGTGGAATCGATAAGTCCGGTGCAAAAGAAGATGTTGAGAAGATACGCATATGCCCGGGCGAGATAATCGGTATTGTCGGTCCCACCGGCTCAGGTAAAAGTACACTGATCTGTGATATCGAGCAGCTTTCACAGGGAGATACCCCGACCCGGCGCAAAATCCTGATAAACGGGAAGGCACCGAGCAGGGATATCCGCACCGATCCCAGGAAAAAACGTATCGCCCAGCTTTCACAGAACATGCATTTCCTTGCTGATATGACAGTAGAAGAGTTCCTCAGGATGCATGCCAAGAGCAGGAACCGTAACTCTGACACGGTTGAGCGGGTAATTGACATTGCCAATACACTTACCGGGGAGTCTATCCAGCCAGGGCACCAGCTTACTATATTAAGCGGAGGGCAGTCCAGGGCGCTGATGGCTGCTGACATTGCGGTAATTAGTGACTCGCCCATAGTGCTCATCGATGAGATCGAAAATGCAGGGATCAAGAAACAGGAAGCCCTGAAACTCCTGGCTGCCGAAGGGAAGATCGTGCTTGTGGTAACCCATGATCCTGTTCTGGCACTTATGACCAAACGCCGCATTGTGATGCGAAACGGCGGGATACGGCAGGTCATCACTACCAGTGCGGGTGAGATGAATGTCTGCACTGAACTTGTTAAGCTTGACAATTACATGATGTCACTTCGCAATACCATAAGACAGGGTGGGCTGGTCGAGGAAGCCGGGGTAATATGA
- a CDS encoding radical SAM protein — translation MNKEDLGTICYPAHGNLYLNITNRCTCNCIFCLKNYADGVYGYNLILSREPEVAEVIEELGKHDLSGYNEVVFTGLGEPLSRLDDVLEITRWLKARDVSVRIDTIGHAKLQYPDRDVARELKKAGVDEVSVSLNTDDKATYVQLVQPRMYKNAYESMKDFSRDLVKEGIKLRFTVLDLPPVDIEKCRQIAGEIGASFKVRGYGGPVIGQ, via the coding sequence ATGAACAAGGAAGACCTGGGAACGATTTGTTATCCTGCACATGGGAATCTGTACCTGAACATCACGAACAGGTGCACATGCAACTGTATTTTCTGCCTTAAGAACTATGCAGACGGGGTCTATGGCTATAACTTAATACTTTCAAGGGAGCCCGAAGTGGCTGAGGTTATCGAGGAACTTGGCAAACATGACCTTTCTGGGTATAATGAAGTAGTGTTCACAGGACTGGGAGAGCCCCTGTCCAGGTTGGATGATGTGCTTGAGATCACACGATGGTTAAAGGCCAGGGATGTCAGTGTGAGGATTGACACTATCGGGCATGCCAAACTCCAGTACCCTGACCGTGATGTTGCCCGTGAGCTGAAAAAGGCGGGAGTTGATGAGGTTTCTGTCAGTCTTAATACTGATGACAAAGCGACCTATGTCCAGCTGGTACAACCCCGCATGTACAAGAATGCTTATGAGTCGATGAAGGATTTTTCCAGGGATCTGGTGAAAGAAGGTATAAAATTAAGGTTCACGGTTCTTGACCTGCCGCCCGTGGATATTGAGAAATGCCGCCAGATAGCAGGGGAGATCGGTGCATCGTTCAAGGTAAGAGGATATGGCGGGCCAGTTATTGGTCAATGA